tttcacaaacatgaattttgaattgtcTTCAACCCCTTTAAATACCCCACCAAGTATTTCAATCAACATGCATTATTCTACAACAAATATAATCCAATGGAACTCAATTTCCAACACTACATTCTATGTTCCCTACTATGTTTTATTCCCCTACTACAAGCTCAAAAGTTGCAAACTTACATAGTACAATTGCATCCACATGCATCAACAAGAACCCCTTTTAGTTCTAAGCTACAATGGCACCTTTCATTTCTTGAAAACTTCATTTCCTCAGGCGAAAACTCGAGTTCTCGCCTTTTGTACTCTTACCATTCTGCATTTGAAGGTTTTGCAGCTTTGTTATCTGAAAATGACCTAAAGGCAATGAAGAAATCGAACAATGTGTTATCGATATATCCAGAGAGGAGGCTTGACGTTCAGACAACTTATTCTTACAAGTTCTTAGGACTTAGTCCTACAAAAGAAGGTATGTTACATAGTTTTTTTGTAATGTATAAAAATGAGTTTGAAGGCTTTATTTGTTAAAAGACTAGAGCGGCGGAACCAGAAACTCATATAAAAAGAAAGTATAATAACTATTAGTTGATCAGTGACCATATGAAAAATCAACCCGACATGTTTATCATAGCCTTCTATCAACTCTTTTACTACTTGGTTAAGTCAATTTGCAATATACAGTGGAGTTGTTGCTGTTAAGGGCTGTTATTTTCGTGCCTCACAGACTTTGTGCCTACTTTGATTCCGTCTTtatatcattctttttttttttctcctaacAAAGGTACTTGGTTGAAGTCTGGATTTGGTCGAGGCGCGATCATTGGAGTTCTTGATACTGGAATTTGGCCAGAAAGTCCGAGTTTTGTTGACCATGGAATGCCTCTTATTCCAAAGAAATGGAAAGGTACCTGCCAAGAAGGACAAGATTTCAATTCTTCAAGTTGCAATCGCAAGCTTATTGGTGCAAGGTTCTTCCACATAGGACACATGATGGCATCAAAGACATCAAAATCAATAGATTTTGTGGAGGAATATGCATCGCCACGAGATTCTCAAGGCCATGGCACACATACAGCATCGACTGCAGGGGGAGCTCCCGTTCCAATGGCAAGTGTGCTTGGAAATGGAGCAGGGGAGGCTCGAGGGATGGCCCCGGGTGCTCATATCGCGATATACAAAGTTTGCTGGTCGAGTGGTTGTTATAGCTCCGATATACTTGCAGCTATGGATGTAGCTATTAGAGATGGAGTAGACATATTGTCGCTTTCACTTGGTGGTTTCCCCGTTCCACTTTATGAGGATACTATTGCCATTGGCAGTTTTCGAGCCATGGAGCATGGAATTTCGGTTGTATGTGCTGCAGGAAATAATGGTCCgatgctaagttcagtagcaaATGAGGCTCCTTGGATTGCCACTATTGGTGCTAGCACACTTGACAGGAAATTTCCAGCAATAATTCAGCTAGGTAATGTTAcacttttttatacatataatGAGAAGTTTCAAAACGCGATTTCTTTTAGGAAAGCCCCATTTAACGTGTTTCAAGCCTAAATTATTTGTGTCCCTCAACATATTTTCCAACAGGTAATGGCAAGTATGTGTATGGAGAATCCTTGTATCCCGGGAAACAAGTTCATAATTCTCAGAAAGTGCTTGAGCTTGTTTATCTCAACGATGGAGATAATGGAAGTGAATTTTGCTTAAGAGGATCTCTTCCAAGAGCAAAAGTCCATGGGAAAATCGTTGTATGTGATCGTGGAGTTAATGGGAGAGCAGAGAAAGGTCAAGTTGTTAGAGAATCAGGTGGTGTTGCCATGATCCTAGCAAATACAGCAATAAATTTGGAGGAAGATTCTGTCGATGTGCATGTCCTTCCAGCAACATTGATTGGTTTCGATGAATCAATTCAGTTGCAAAGCTACATGAACTCAACGCGAAAACCAACAGCTCGAATCATATTTGGAGGCACGGTTATAGGAAAATCTAGTGCACCTGCTGTAGCACAATTTTCTTCAAGGGGTCCAAGTTTTACTGATCCTTCAATTCTCAAACCTGATTTGATTGCTCCTGGTCAGTTTTTATTGAACTCGCAAttctttatttgttgtgtgtGTGGCAAGGAAGGGAGCCTTGGTGCAATGATAAAGCAGTCTCCCGTGTGACCTATAGGTCATGGGTTCGAGATGTGGAATCAGTTGCTGATGCTTGCATCAGGATAGACTGCCTGCATCACACCCTATAGGGTGCTGCCTTTCACCAGACCATGCGTGAACACGGGTTGCTCCTTTTATATACTTGTGAAAAGAACTTAATAAATAGCGT
The Capsicum annuum cultivar UCD-10X-F1 chromosome 6, UCD10Xv1.1, whole genome shotgun sequence DNA segment above includes these coding regions:
- the LOC107874574 gene encoding subtilisin-like protease SBT1.2, which encodes MELNFQHYILCSLLCFIPLLQAQKLQTYIVQLHPHASTRTPFSSKLQWHLSFLENFISSGENSSSRLLYSYHSAFEGFAALLSENDLKAMKKSNNVLSIYPERRLDVQTTYSYKFLGLSPTKEGTWLKSGFGRGAIIGVLDTGIWPESPSFVDHGMPLIPKKWKGTCQEGQDFNSSSCNRKLIGARFFHIGHMMASKTSKSIDFVEEYASPRDSQGHGTHTASTAGGAPVPMASVLGNGAGEARGMAPGAHIAIYKVCWSSGCYSSDILAAMDVAIRDGVDILSLSLGGFPVPLYEDTIAIGSFRAMEHGISVVCAAGNNGPMLSSVANEAPWIATIGASTLDRKFPAIIQLGNGKYVYGESLYPGKQVHNSQKVLELVYLNDGDNGSEFCLRGSLPRAKVHGKIVVCDRGVNGRAEKGQVVRESGGVAMILANTAINLEEDSVDVHVLPATLIGFDESIQLQSYMNSTRKPTARIIFGGTVIGKSSAPAVAQFSSRGPSFTDPSILKPDLIAPGVNIIAAWPQNKGPSALPEDTRRVNFTVLSGTSMACPHVSGIAALLHSIHPRWSPAAIKSALMTTADTTNHQGKPIMDGDTPAGLFAVGAGQVNPGRSDDPGLIYDIQANDYVTHLCTLGYKHREIFSITHKNVSCHDALQKNRGFSLNYPSISVIFKAGKTRKMITRRVTNVGSPDSVYSVGIVEPEGVKVRVKPRRLIFKRVNQSLTYRVWFIARKRIGTQRKSFAEGQLMWINSRNKYQKVRSPISVAWPSRK